The nucleotide window TGCGTTCCATCTTTTCGGCGTTGATCGCCGCGAACACGTACGCGGGAAGGCTGCCGATGCGGGGAAAGTCGGCGCTGGAGGTCGGGGGCCAGGGCGAGGGCTGCGCGGTCATGCGTTCTTGGAGCGACGGGTGATCCGGAGGCAGAGCCATCCTGCCGAAACCGCCCCCGCCCATGCACGAACCTCGCCCGCGTGCGGGTGCTCGCATCCGATGCGGACATGCGGCCCATCGTGAGGTGGGCGGAAAAGAAGAACCGCCCCGGCATCACTGCCGGGGCGGTTCCCGTATCCTGCGTGCGGCGAAGCCAGGCGTCAGTCGCCGGCCTCGAGCTCCACGACGGCTTCCACGGGCTCCGCCAGGAAGGGGAGCACCGCGACCGACTTGCGCTTCTTGTCCTTGCGGACGAACTGCACCTGGCCGTCGACGAGCGCGAACAGCGTGTCGTCGCTGCCGATGCCCACGTTGGCGCCCGGATGGAAGCGGGTGCCGCGCTGGCGCACCAGGATGTTGCCGGCGAGAACCTTCTCGCCACCGAAGCGCTTGACCCCCAGCCGCTGCGCGTTCGAGTCGCGCCCGTTGCGGGTCGAGCCGCCGCCCTTCTTATGTGCCATGGCTGCTCTCTCCTGTTAGCCGAGGTTGATCTCGTTGACGCGAACCTCAGTGAACTTCTGCCGGTGCCCCTGCTTGCGCCGGTAGTTCTTGCGCCGCTTGTGCTTGAAGATGATGATCTTCTCGCCCTTGCCGTGCCGTACGACCTCGGCCGTCACCGACGC belongs to Longimicrobium sp. and includes:
- the rpmA gene encoding 50S ribosomal protein L27, with product MAHKKGGGSTRNGRDSNAQRLGVKRFGGEKVLAGNILVRQRGTRFHPGANVGIGSDDTLFALVDGQVQFVRKDKKRKSVAVLPFLAEPVEAVVELEAGD